Proteins from a genomic interval of Verrucomicrobium sp.:
- a CDS encoding PD-(D/E)XK motif protein codes for MNIKEAWSKIGESGVHGFIARRLSPNPSDQLYAAMDTARNVRMLVLACKGPLTREIRTILTSSEGYATKYAVLDLSSRSQPSIIIESTAGTPIAVFESLCEDVATSVLQRSPSQEAEEVFSGRLLLWRRLFESRRTEGLGFEERLGLLAELTHLKDLILAGGDPLSVLTWWTGPEKLTTDFQSPHARTEVKATATKRQYKIRIHGERQLESLDHRPLSLVAMMFERVVADGVSLPEEVATIRHLLGTGVAEQMFGSKLLEGGYLSAHEEEYRGESLRLVERREYQVGKEFPHIASESIPEGVGDLGYSLDLSACEPFRMKEGSAISALLGKGGE; via the coding sequence ATGAACATCAAAGAGGCGTGGTCTAAAATCGGGGAGTCCGGTGTCCACGGATTCATCGCCCGCCGTCTTTCCCCAAACCCATCCGATCAGCTTTATGCTGCAATGGACACTGCGCGGAATGTCAGAATGCTGGTGCTTGCCTGCAAGGGACCTCTCACTAGGGAAATTCGTACGATTCTTACGTCAAGTGAGGGTTATGCCACAAAGTATGCGGTTCTGGATCTGTCCTCGCGTTCACAACCCAGCATCATCATAGAAAGCACGGCGGGCACACCCATCGCGGTGTTTGAAAGCCTATGCGAGGATGTGGCCACATCTGTTTTACAGCGATCTCCCTCCCAGGAGGCAGAGGAGGTTTTTTCAGGACGTCTTCTGTTATGGAGGCGACTTTTTGAAAGCAGGCGCACGGAAGGACTCGGATTTGAGGAGCGCCTTGGGTTGCTTGCCGAGCTGACACACCTCAAGGATCTCATTTTGGCGGGAGGGGATCCTCTTTCGGTACTGACTTGGTGGACCGGTCCGGAAAAACTGACAACCGACTTTCAATCGCCCCATGCAAGAACCGAAGTCAAGGCAACTGCCACCAAACGGCAATACAAGATACGAATACACGGCGAACGACAGCTTGAATCACTGGATCATCGCCCGCTTTCATTGGTGGCGATGATGTTTGAGCGTGTTGTGGCCGACGGGGTTTCCCTTCCTGAGGAGGTGGCGACAATCAGACACCTGCTTGGCACGGGGGTTGCCGAACAAATGTTTGGCTCGAAACTGCTTGAAGGCGGTTATCTATCAGCACATGAGGAGGAATACCGGGGCGAAAGCCTTCGTCTGGTTGAAAGGCGCGAGTATCAGGTGGGAAAGGAATTCCCGCATATTGCCTCGGAAAGCATTCCTGAAGGCGTTGGGGACTTGGGGTATAGTTTGGATTTATCGGCCTGCGAGCCATTTCGCATGAAGGAAGGGTCGGCAATAAGTGCCCTGTTGGGCAAGGGAGGAGAATGA
- a CDS encoding Z1 domain-containing protein, whose amino-acid sequence MNDVQDRINQHALTVAMALLMHTRAPSMDEIREAVAKACESVPRNADTKPDSEWVICRVLANCNVTVGVESVLVDSTLHIPWLPTKKASIKWRFWDRYATWLRTKKDGWPEPLVAKLDSVTDKILSLLQDPTRAGAWDTRGMVMGSVQSGKTANYAGLVCKAADAGYKLIIILGGMQKSLRSQTQIRLDEGFFGFNTTRATAYGQGTKRTGVGLVKTPEELRCDALTGSADNGDFSKAAATSINVKPGGGTPVYLVVKKNKSILQNLIVWLSQQAEDDGNGGASLIRDLPFLLIDDEADNGSINTKAIPVDSDGVPLPEYDVTAINGKIRELLGLFEKSAYVGYTATPFANIFIDPEESSEKHGANLFPRNFIISLPVPSNYIGPAKVFGFDGSSDAGIPAEPGLGIVLEVDDASSWLPTPHKNGTRPTGPLPESLNTAILDFILACATRRARGQTRVHNSMLVHVTRYTSTQNSVAEQIGEHLTLLQNRIKYGDGERTPSIIDELRNRWETEFQRKFASIKSVTDDPMITALNWGKIEAEIKDSAALIQVRVINGSAGDALDYHNHPDGLSVIAIGGDKLSRGLTLDGLSVSYFLRTSKMYDTLMQMGRWFGYRPGYVDVCRLFLPGDLREWYRHIALASEELRLELDHMADIHATPMDYGLRVRMHPSGMLITGLNKMRNGTPMRVSFNGTLNETIIFDLTPPRLALNLEASKGLLASLAANGPFSLSTQGSARIWRNQSPDLVVGFLEQYKTHVDAKRVDSAMLAKFIRRRVSQGELTSWTIGIVSNEDKKKEVVLPGFPQGVGLYERKPLEIKLYEGLEPPVLPLTKYTIKRLVSPKHEAADLSKEQYDAAYSASKEAAAKKDKEVPDYALGPDIRNQRGKNNGLLLLYPLDPKYVAGEGKPIFLPIAEEVVFGFAISFPSETANVGDGVDYMVNHVYAATQDFDLE is encoded by the coding sequence ATGAATGATGTTCAAGACCGGATCAATCAGCACGCTTTGACGGTTGCAATGGCTCTTCTGATGCACACCCGTGCGCCCTCCATGGATGAAATCCGGGAGGCGGTGGCAAAGGCATGTGAAAGTGTCCCCCGCAATGCGGACACAAAACCCGATTCTGAATGGGTAATATGCAGGGTATTGGCAAATTGCAATGTGACAGTCGGTGTTGAATCCGTCTTGGTCGACTCAACGCTGCATATTCCTTGGCTGCCCACAAAGAAAGCGTCGATCAAATGGCGCTTCTGGGACCGATATGCAACATGGCTTCGTACAAAAAAGGATGGCTGGCCGGAGCCCCTCGTGGCGAAGCTCGACAGCGTAACGGATAAGATCCTGTCCCTGCTTCAGGATCCCACCCGTGCCGGGGCTTGGGATACCCGCGGAATGGTGATGGGGAGCGTTCAGTCCGGCAAGACAGCGAATTATGCCGGATTGGTCTGCAAGGCGGCGGATGCCGGATATAAATTGATAATCATTCTGGGTGGAATGCAGAAAAGCCTTAGAAGCCAGACGCAGATACGTCTCGACGAGGGTTTTTTTGGATTCAACACAACAAGAGCGACAGCCTATGGCCAAGGCACCAAGAGAACAGGGGTCGGATTGGTAAAAACACCGGAAGAACTGCGATGTGACGCCCTGACCGGAAGCGCCGACAATGGCGATTTTTCAAAGGCGGCGGCTACCAGCATCAATGTGAAGCCGGGCGGTGGTACGCCGGTGTACTTGGTCGTCAAAAAAAACAAAAGCATCCTTCAAAATCTGATCGTGTGGCTCTCGCAGCAGGCGGAGGATGATGGCAATGGAGGAGCCAGCCTTATTCGCGATCTTCCGTTTCTTCTCATCGATGACGAGGCTGATAACGGATCGATTAACACCAAGGCGATACCTGTCGATTCCGACGGAGTTCCCCTTCCGGAATACGATGTCACGGCAATCAATGGAAAAATCCGGGAACTTTTGGGTCTCTTTGAGAAAAGCGCTTATGTCGGTTATACCGCCACGCCCTTCGCAAATATCTTCATCGATCCCGAGGAGAGTTCGGAGAAGCACGGTGCCAATCTTTTCCCCCGCAACTTTATTATCAGCCTTCCAGTCCCTTCCAACTACATTGGTCCCGCAAAAGTCTTTGGATTTGATGGGTCTTCGGATGCGGGGATTCCCGCCGAACCAGGCCTTGGGATTGTTCTTGAAGTTGACGATGCGTCATCATGGCTGCCCACACCTCATAAAAATGGCACCCGACCCACGGGCCCTCTGCCCGAATCACTGAATACCGCCATCCTCGATTTTATCTTAGCCTGTGCCACCAGACGGGCCCGGGGACAGACCCGGGTTCACAACTCGATGTTGGTCCATGTTACGCGTTACACTTCAACCCAGAACTCGGTTGCAGAGCAGATTGGGGAACACCTGACCTTGCTTCAAAATCGGATCAAATATGGTGACGGGGAACGCACTCCCTCGATTATTGATGAACTGAGGAATCGTTGGGAAACGGAATTTCAACGTAAATTCGCTTCCATAAAATCCGTGACGGATGATCCAATGATCACCGCGTTAAACTGGGGGAAAATTGAAGCGGAAATCAAAGATTCGGCCGCCTTGATTCAGGTCAGGGTAATCAATGGGTCGGCCGGCGATGCCCTTGATTATCACAATCATCCTGATGGTCTTTCGGTGATTGCAATTGGTGGGGACAAGCTTTCCCGTGGCCTTACGCTCGACGGCCTTTCTGTAAGTTATTTTCTACGCACATCAAAAATGTACGACACTCTCATGCAAATGGGGCGTTGGTTCGGATACCGACCAGGGTATGTGGATGTTTGTCGTCTGTTCCTGCCGGGGGATCTAAGGGAATGGTATCGGCATATTGCGCTGGCATCAGAGGAGCTTAGATTGGAATTGGATCACATGGCCGATATCCATGCGACTCCCATGGACTACGGGCTCCGAGTGAGGATGCATCCCAGCGGGATGCTCATAACGGGATTGAACAAAATGCGCAATGGCACACCAATGCGCGTTTCATTTAATGGAACCCTGAACGAAACCATCATTTTTGATCTTACGCCACCACGTCTTGCCTTGAATCTTGAGGCATCCAAAGGATTGCTTGCCTCGCTGGCGGCAAACGGCCCTTTTTCACTGTCCACGCAGGGGTCGGCCCGAATTTGGCGGAATCAGTCGCCCGACTTGGTAGTCGGGTTTTTGGAACAGTACAAAACCCATGTTGATGCCAAACGCGTTGATTCGGCAATGCTGGCAAAATTCATCAGGCGCCGAGTCTCCCAAGGGGAATTGACATCCTGGACAATCGGCATTGTCAGTAATGAGGATAAGAAGAAGGAAGTGGTTCTTCCGGGTTTTCCTCAGGGAGTTGGTCTCTATGAACGAAAACCTCTTGAGATAAAGCTCTATGAAGGTTTGGAACCTCCCGTACTACCGTTGACAAAGTATACCATCAAAAGATTGGTCAGTCCAAAACACGAGGCGGCCGATCTGAGCAAGGAACAGTATGATGCGGCCTATTCCGCAAGCAAAGAGGCGGCTGCCAAAAAAGACAAGGAGGTGCCCGATTATGCATTGGGTCCGGATATCCGCAACCAACGGGGAAAAAACAATGGGCTCCTTCTCCTCTACCCACTCGATCCCAAGTATGTCGCTGGGGAGGGGAAACCTATTTTTCTACCGATAGCGGAAGAGGTTGTTTTCGGTTTTGCGATAAGCTTTCCTTCCGAGACAGCCAATGTGGGTGATGGGGTTGATTACATGGTGAACCATGTCTATGCGGCAACGCAGGATTTTGATTTGGAATGA
- a CDS encoding ATP-binding protein, whose protein sequence is MSEAGVTIPPRPSVMVESLRSVGYETTTALADIIDNSISAGADEIRVNFHWAGRNSFITIWDNGNGMDQAELIEAMRLGSKDPREKRKKSDLGRFGLGLKTASFSQCLKLTVITKRADEETISLCWDLDHVRKTESWEVTPGRGDNLKSAAKSIRTSGTVVLWENLDRVCDSESDDANIFSSQESFLGLAATVETHLGITFHRFISGPGKIHLQINGNTVKPWDPFITGHPACQNPEQSEIHFKGERIIVSCHILPHHTKLPEHEWQEAGGSAGWLANQGFYVYRNKRLLVAGDWLGLGPRKEEHYKLARISVDIPNTIDRYWDLDVKKSRAVVPHGLRRRLTQLAKATRDRAAAVYRHRGKIIGREKAEASFVWIQKTVRSKLHYEISRKHPTVAASLKAAGERKSEMESLLRLIEESIPVPAIVLECSQKEDALAGPFEGVPEIEIYKLFAQCVESIIKSGRSREDAMNHLRNAEPFNLYPAIMENLLEYMEKQQ, encoded by the coding sequence ATGAGCGAGGCGGGTGTCACCATTCCTCCCCGTCCATCAGTGATGGTGGAGTCATTAAGATCGGTTGGCTATGAGACGACAACAGCATTGGCCGATATCATTGATAACTCCATCAGTGCCGGTGCGGATGAGATAAGAGTCAATTTCCATTGGGCCGGAAGGAACTCCTTCATCACGATCTGGGACAATGGGAATGGAATGGATCAGGCCGAGCTGATTGAGGCAATGCGGTTGGGGTCGAAAGATCCTAGGGAAAAGCGAAAAAAATCGGATCTCGGGCGTTTCGGCCTTGGTTTAAAGACCGCCTCCTTCTCTCAATGCCTGAAGCTAACCGTCATAACCAAGCGGGCTGACGAGGAGACAATCTCACTCTGCTGGGACTTGGATCACGTCAGAAAGACAGAAAGCTGGGAGGTCACGCCAGGCCGGGGGGATAATCTTAAATCAGCCGCAAAAAGCATTCGAACATCAGGGACTGTGGTTCTCTGGGAAAATCTCGACAGGGTTTGCGATTCTGAGTCCGATGATGCGAATATTTTTTCAAGCCAGGAAAGCTTTCTCGGCTTGGCAGCCACTGTGGAAACGCATCTGGGAATAACTTTTCACCGATTTATATCCGGACCCGGGAAAATTCATCTCCAAATCAATGGAAACACCGTAAAGCCTTGGGATCCCTTTATAACGGGTCATCCGGCGTGTCAGAATCCGGAACAGAGCGAAATCCATTTCAAGGGAGAGCGCATCATTGTCTCCTGTCATATCTTGCCCCACCACACCAAGCTTCCTGAGCATGAATGGCAGGAGGCGGGGGGCTCGGCGGGCTGGCTTGCGAATCAGGGCTTTTACGTCTACCGAAACAAGCGGTTGTTGGTGGCGGGGGATTGGCTTGGTCTGGGACCCCGCAAGGAGGAGCACTACAAACTGGCCCGGATCAGTGTGGATATCCCCAATACAATCGATCGTTATTGGGATCTGGACGTAAAAAAGTCCCGTGCCGTTGTTCCTCATGGTTTGAGGAGAAGGCTCACCCAGCTTGCAAAGGCAACCCGGGACCGTGCGGCAGCAGTATATCGTCACCGAGGAAAAATCATAGGTCGGGAAAAGGCGGAGGCATCGTTTGTCTGGATACAGAAAACTGTCCGATCCAAGCTTCATTACGAGATCAGTCGAAAGCATCCCACAGTAGCCGCCAGCCTAAAGGCTGCGGGCGAACGGAAATCAGAGATGGAATCTCTGCTGCGGCTGATCGAGGAGTCCATCCCGGTGCCAGCCATAGTTCTTGAATGCTCCCAGAAGGAGGACGCCTTGGCTGGACCATTTGAGGGCGTGCCGGAAATCGAAATCTACAAACTCTTTGCCCAGTGTGTGGAATCTATCATTAAAAGTGGAAGGTCAAGGGAGGATGCCATGAACCATCTCCGTAATGCCGAGCCCTTCAACCTGTATCCGGCCATCATGGAAAACCTTCTTGAATACATGGAGAAACAGCAATGA
- a CDS encoding DNA cytosine methyltransferase produces MNIPVIDLFAGPGGLGEGFSSYSKVGSHPFHIRLSIEMEEWAHSTLSLRAFYRAFTRRKPDDYYRMIRGEISLENLYEAWPFQRQQAEEEAWRATLGITPAGEVHRRIAAALNGAKDWVLVGGPPCQAYSTIGRARNRGIKKTDVRVGLYREYLGIVARFRPSVFVMENVKGLLSADIDGSIFQRILEDLRDPGGATGIIGGKRYRIFSFSKEARSRPSGKSPEFKAADYIIECENYGIPQMRHRVILLGIREDLDVDQPSILLKSSKPCSISQVLQGLPRLRSGLSQSGEDNFEKWVTAVRGIRTHLSSIKRRGGEKLAETIEESLDGINRPQKDRGGEFVACRPYTLHSEATWFIDPHMGGVANHSSRAHIESDLHRYLFSSCHAKSEGVSPNLQKFPDELLPDHANIFDQNKERFFNDRFRANPASQPCRTITSHIAKDGHYYIHYDPTQCRSFTVREAARIQTFPDNYFFCGSRTAQYRQVGNAVPPLLARKLANVVWKIMAGKR; encoded by the coding sequence ATGAACATTCCTGTAATTGACTTGTTTGCCGGACCTGGTGGACTCGGGGAAGGATTCTCATCCTATTCCAAGGTCGGCAGCCACCCCTTCCACATCAGGCTTTCGATTGAAATGGAGGAGTGGGCGCACTCCACGCTCAGTCTTCGTGCCTTTTATCGCGCATTCACGCGTCGAAAACCGGACGACTACTACAGGATGATCCGTGGGGAAATCTCACTTGAGAATCTTTACGAGGCGTGGCCATTTCAAAGACAACAGGCGGAGGAGGAGGCTTGGAGAGCCACCCTGGGTATCACCCCGGCCGGTGAAGTCCATCGCAGAATTGCGGCGGCCCTGAACGGCGCAAAGGACTGGGTTCTTGTTGGCGGCCCCCCCTGTCAGGCTTATTCAACAATCGGGCGCGCCAGAAACAGGGGCATCAAAAAGACCGATGTGCGAGTCGGGCTCTATCGGGAATATTTGGGCATTGTTGCGCGTTTTCGTCCATCTGTTTTTGTAATGGAAAACGTGAAGGGATTGTTGAGTGCCGACATTGATGGCTCGATTTTCCAGAGAATTCTTGAGGATTTGCGTGATCCCGGAGGCGCGACAGGAATCATTGGTGGAAAGCGCTACCGGATATTTTCATTTTCAAAAGAGGCTAGGAGCCGTCCCTCTGGAAAGTCTCCGGAATTCAAGGCGGCCGATTACATCATTGAATGTGAAAATTATGGCATACCACAGATGCGGCATCGTGTGATCCTTCTCGGAATTCGGGAGGATCTGGATGTGGATCAGCCTAGCATTCTTCTCAAGTCATCAAAACCATGCTCAATTTCACAGGTTCTTCAGGGACTGCCAAGACTTCGAAGCGGACTGTCCCAGAGTGGGGAGGATAACTTTGAGAAATGGGTGACGGCGGTGCGTGGCATCCGCACACATCTTTCCTCAATCAAAAGGAGGGGGGGTGAAAAGCTGGCTGAAACCATTGAGGAGTCCTTGGATGGAATCAACCGCCCTCAAAAAGATCGTGGCGGTGAGTTTGTTGCATGCAGGCCCTACACCCTCCACTCGGAAGCAACATGGTTTATCGACCCGCATATGGGGGGTGTTGCCAACCACAGTTCGCGGGCGCACATCGAATCCGATCTACACCGATACCTATTTTCCTCCTGCCATGCCAAATCAGAGGGGGTCTCGCCCAATCTTCAGAAGTTTCCAGACGAATTGCTTCCGGATCACGCCAATATTTTCGATCAAAACAAGGAGCGGTTTTTCAATGACCGTTTTCGGGCAAACCCGGCATCACAACCTTGCCGAACCATAACCAGCCATATTGCAAAGGATGGCCATTACTACATTCATTATGATCCAACGCAGTGCAGAAGTTTCACTGTAAGGGAGGCGGCAAGAATTCAGACATTTCCCGATAATTACTTCTTTTGTGGATCCAGAACAGCCCAGTATCGTCAGGTTGGAAATGCGGTTCCCCCTCTTCTTGCCCGCAAGCTTGCAAACGTGGTCTGGAAAATAATGGCAGGGAAGAGATGA
- a CDS encoding very short patch repair endonuclease has product MCPDVFTVEKRSLVMAQIRGGGNASTELCLITLMKKFGITGWRRRQNLYGRPDFVFRSIRLAVFVDGDFWHGHPTRSKLPGTNVEFWRKKIEGNRRRDRHVNRILKEKGWMPVRFWEGDLRRNPGYCISRLTRLISQRSNAFEKTALKGK; this is encoded by the coding sequence ATGTGTCCCGATGTTTTTACAGTGGAAAAGCGATCTCTGGTCATGGCTCAAATACGGGGGGGCGGCAATGCCTCGACGGAGCTTTGCCTGATCACTTTGATGAAGAAATTTGGAATTACAGGCTGGAGAAGAAGGCAGAATCTTTACGGACGACCTGATTTCGTATTCCGGTCCATCCGGCTGGCGGTGTTTGTGGATGGTGATTTCTGGCATGGACATCCAACCCGCTCAAAGCTTCCAGGAACCAATGTGGAATTTTGGCGGAAAAAAATTGAGGGCAACCGGAGGCGGGATCGTCACGTCAATCGGATCCTAAAAGAAAAAGGATGGATGCCAGTCAGATTCTGGGAGGGTGATCTGCGCAGAAATCCAGGATACTGCATCTCCCGTCTCACCAGATTAATTTCCCAAAGATCTAATGCTTTTGAAAAGACCGCTTTGAAGGGCAAATGA
- a CDS encoding SUMF1/EgtB/PvdO family nonheme iron enzyme: MQDFSNREWRLLGGLPFVFILVFQFGIFAAEGIDLKDGEPWQNSLGMKFCPIPDRQVLFGIYDVRVKDFEAFVAQSGYIPEGVYQENDPDGKPSGDWKKPGFKQSADDPVVDVSWDDAMAFCAWLTGKERADGTLKAEQEYRLPTDDEWSQAAGPGVYPWGNQWPPPKDAANFAGEEVRAPDWPTNLEIISGYNDSFPRTSPVGSFLPNVYGLYDMSGNVWQWCMDWFGEEIRVKDPEMTAGPDGMPFSQNFVEKQYVPDEGKTHRILRGSSWQDGLDIKTSARDYAFPGTHRSTIGFRIVLVVR, from the coding sequence ATGCAAGACTTCAGCAATCGCGAGTGGCGTCTGCTTGGGGGACTTCCTTTTGTTTTTATCCTCGTTTTTCAATTTGGAATCTTTGCCGCAGAGGGTATCGATCTTAAGGATGGGGAACCTTGGCAAAATAGTTTGGGAATGAAATTTTGTCCTATTCCCGATCGCCAAGTTCTATTTGGGATATACGACGTGCGTGTAAAGGATTTTGAGGCTTTTGTGGCACAGTCTGGATACATCCCGGAAGGGGTTTATCAGGAGAATGACCCCGATGGAAAACCCTCAGGGGATTGGAAAAAGCCCGGTTTTAAGCAGAGTGCGGATGACCCGGTGGTGGATGTAAGCTGGGACGATGCCATGGCCTTTTGTGCTTGGTTGACGGGGAAAGAGCGTGCCGACGGAACGTTGAAGGCCGAACAAGAATATCGCCTGCCGACGGATGACGAATGGAGTCAGGCCGCCGGCCCTGGAGTGTATCCTTGGGGCAATCAATGGCCTCCTCCCAAAGACGCGGCGAATTTTGCGGGAGAGGAAGTGCGTGCGCCCGATTGGCCGACAAACCTTGAGATTATCTCAGGGTACAATGATTCATTTCCTCGAACGAGTCCGGTCGGTAGCTTTCTTCCAAATGTTTACGGGCTTTACGATATGAGTGGGAATGTTTGGCAGTGGTGCATGGACTGGTTTGGCGAAGAGATCCGAGTGAAGGATCCAGAAATGACCGCCGGGCCGGACGGAATGCCTTTTTCGCAAAATTTCGTTGAGAAGCAATATGTGCCGGACGAAGGAAAGACCCATCGGATTTTGCGAGGTTCTTCATGGCAGGACGGTTTGGACATCAAGACTTCAGCACGTGATTACGCCTTCCCTGGCACCCATCGCTCCACCATTGGCTTTCGAATCGTTTTAGTGGTCAGGTGA
- a CDS encoding WG repeat-containing protein: protein MYPALRKADGSYYRAAHGHESMLYHPRLLNGDTSPDEAWNPELSHELEQQVIESLKLEMLYDHVPRFARGRGQGFIRVRRLNQFGLYNYLGEQLLDAEWDEIRIINHYAHVRRGDLFGVLSMDGTWVLPPRYHMVTSWSDGYFEVGLNLYRHPKGINITPALSLFCGLLICFGYHGAPAHAVRTGKPLIFNGRWGVFDEKGLEVLPKIYDDISFMSPERILVLKDGFFGMTNVAREELVPCIWDYGNGSGEFCSINDSAGWKLDNNNRLKRLDKLPIEFYHDMDGVVECVRQNLLDPPGKPPEAEED from the coding sequence ATGTACCCAGCTCTTCGCAAGGCGGATGGCTCTTACTATCGGGCAGCCCATGGCCATGAATCCATGCTGTACCATCCACGGCTTCTTAACGGAGACACATCTCCCGACGAAGCATGGAACCCTGAGCTTTCCCATGAGCTTGAACAGCAGGTGATCGAAAGCCTGAAGCTTGAAATGCTCTATGACCATGTTCCTCGATTTGCAAGAGGAAGAGGGCAGGGATTCATTCGGGTCAGGAGACTGAATCAATTCGGTCTTTATAACTATCTGGGGGAGCAGTTGCTCGATGCGGAATGGGATGAAATCAGGATTATTAACCATTACGCTCATGTCCGCCGGGGTGATTTATTCGGTGTATTGTCAATGGATGGAACCTGGGTTCTTCCGCCCCGCTATCATATGGTCACCTCTTGGAGCGATGGCTATTTTGAGGTGGGCCTCAATCTTTACCGTCATCCGAAGGGTATCAATATTACCCCTGCTCTTTCACTTTTTTGCGGGTTATTAATATGCTTTGGCTATCACGGAGCCCCCGCCCATGCGGTGCGAACAGGAAAACCTTTAATCTTCAATGGGCGATGGGGAGTCTTCGATGAAAAGGGCTTGGAGGTCCTTCCCAAAATCTACGACGACATCTCGTTTATGAGCCCTGAGCGCATCTTGGTGCTTAAGGATGGTTTTTTTGGAATGACCAACGTGGCACGAGAAGAGCTTGTGCCCTGCATATGGGATTACGGTAATGGAAGTGGGGAATTTTGTAGCATCAACGATTCTGCGGGTTGGAAGCTGGACAATAACAACCGCCTGAAGCGCCTCGATAAACTACCGATAGAGTTCTACCATGACATGGACGGGGTCGTTGAATGTGTGCGCCAGAACCTTCTTGATCCTCCTGGTAAGCCACCAGAAGCTGAAGAGGACTAG
- a CDS encoding sigma-70 family RNA polymerase sigma factor, whose product MPVPSPDDASLTEDHSKLVTDHLHLAQVVAGDYSNISGLDRDDVLQEARKALIHAALKFDPSRGTKFSSYAGQAIRNTLKDLYGRQKKIKEMEAVHLEEPIFREGERNEDNLTGYDVTTEQRENDQQIEKRESNAIIASQIARLPERTQIMVRGFMAGKTYAILAEEMGISRPAICTILHDAFKTLRQRLYEGGYQSDGSALYAPRTHREISGEEMLLAYQELLNEARAIQQTGSR is encoded by the coding sequence ATGCCCGTCCCATCCCCGGATGATGCCTCTTTGACGGAAGATCACTCCAAGTTGGTCACGGATCACCTTCACCTCGCGCAGGTCGTGGCGGGTGACTACAGCAATATTTCTGGGCTGGACCGTGACGATGTTCTTCAGGAGGCCCGGAAAGCCTTAATCCACGCCGCCCTGAAATTTGATCCCTCACGGGGAACGAAGTTTTCCAGTTACGCGGGCCAAGCCATTCGCAATACGCTGAAGGATCTCTATGGCCGCCAAAAGAAAATCAAAGAAATGGAAGCCGTCCATTTGGAAGAACCGATTTTCAGAGAGGGCGAGAGGAATGAGGACAATCTAACGGGCTATGATGTGACGACAGAGCAACGGGAAAATGACCAGCAAATTGAAAAAAGAGAGTCCAATGCCATCATCGCCAGCCAAATTGCCCGATTGCCGGAAAGAACCCAAATAATGGTGCGCGGTTTTATGGCAGGAAAAACCTACGCTATTTTGGCCGAGGAAATGGGGATAAGCCGACCTGCGATATGCACCATTCTGCATGATGCCTTCAAAACCCTGCGGCAAAGGCTATACGAGGGGGGATATCAAAGCGACGGGAGCGCCCTCTATGCTCCCCGTACCCATCGGGAAATCTCCGGCGAGGAGATGCTTCTTGCCTATCAGGAGCTTTTAAATGAAGCGCGTGCCATCCAACAGACAGGCTCCAGATAG
- a CDS encoding ATP-binding protein has protein sequence MAKARELVGALSGSTVLLLGDRGPGKTQIATWLANRRAVAKKSPGRYYRAVDLFGAIKATWSERTGTPDQGAIMERFRTVKFLVIDELNEALGTSWERQVFNNILDHRYGSMLTTLLIANLTEREAEEVLGPSIWTRACETGGVVICDWPSYRK, from the coding sequence TTGGCAAAGGCTCGCGAACTGGTTGGGGCTCTCAGCGGCAGCACGGTGCTTCTTTTGGGCGATCGAGGACCTGGAAAGACCCAAATTGCCACATGGCTTGCTAATCGTCGGGCGGTAGCCAAGAAATCGCCAGGCCGTTACTACCGCGCCGTCGATCTCTTCGGAGCTATCAAGGCTACATGGAGTGAGCGCACGGGCACGCCGGACCAAGGAGCGATCATGGAGCGTTTCCGCACCGTGAAATTCTTGGTGATCGACGAACTAAATGAGGCCTTGGGAACCTCTTGGGAGCGTCAAGTTTTCAACAATATTCTAGACCATCGGTATGGCAGCATGCTGACGACTTTGCTCATTGCCAATCTCACCGAGCGGGAGGCGGAAGAAGTGCTTGGTCCATCCATTTGGACTCGAGCCTGTGAGACGGGTGGCGTCGTTATCTGCGATTGGCCTTCTTATCGAAAATAA